In Rickettsiales bacterium, a genomic segment contains:
- a CDS encoding AAA family ATPase, which yields MSTASSSNGSQTPFMAFSNDQESLALLKQFATTNGWPESVVHTGDIDTATTFLKSSPSPKVLFVDIGSTTETVSPSLDALADVCDPNIKVIVSGKVNEYSFYCWLVEIGVSNYLLKPFTLAALNAAYQKALDVAPVHSAKPEEAKKASNIITVIGTRGGVGATTVAVNMAWILANRLHHKTTLLDFDPQFGTVALSLDLEPGRGLRDALEKPDRIDSLFVDRVMVRVDDYLSFMSAEEPLEENIVTSEPAAEGLFKQCRTKFSHIVIDLPRVLNPFTRRAITQADHVVCVTEYSMAGLRESLRYLEYFRNVLKIKPPVFVANKIGLAGKHQMPQSEFEKGLGAKVAFNIPFVLDAHAAATAGEVLAETAQNLPATKILHSLAMHFSHAEPGEKLPGKQSGLFTLFKKDK from the coding sequence ATGAGTACCGCTTCTAGCTCCAACGGCTCGCAGACTCCATTCATGGCGTTCAGTAACGACCAGGAGAGCCTCGCTTTGCTGAAGCAATTCGCGACCACGAATGGCTGGCCGGAAAGCGTTGTGCATACCGGCGATATTGATACGGCTACGACATTCCTTAAATCTTCCCCTTCTCCGAAAGTTCTGTTCGTAGATATCGGTTCTACCACAGAGACGGTCTCCCCATCGCTCGACGCGCTGGCGGATGTATGCGATCCTAATATCAAGGTCATCGTTTCCGGTAAGGTGAACGAATATTCTTTCTATTGCTGGCTCGTAGAGATCGGCGTTTCAAACTACCTGCTGAAACCTTTCACACTTGCAGCGCTGAATGCAGCGTACCAGAAGGCATTAGATGTCGCTCCCGTCCATTCTGCCAAACCCGAAGAAGCGAAGAAAGCATCCAACATCATTACTGTTATCGGTACGCGCGGCGGTGTCGGCGCAACGACAGTTGCCGTGAATATGGCATGGATACTCGCCAATCGTCTGCATCATAAAACCACGTTGCTGGATTTCGACCCCCAGTTCGGCACCGTAGCACTCTCGCTCGATCTTGAACCGGGCCGTGGCTTACGCGATGCGCTTGAAAAGCCCGACCGTATCGACAGTCTTTTCGTGGATCGCGTGATGGTGCGTGTCGACGATTATCTTTCCTTCATGAGCGCGGAAGAACCGCTGGAAGAAAATATCGTAACGAGCGAACCTGCCGCAGAAGGTTTATTTAAACAATGCCGCACGAAATTCTCGCATATCGTGATCGACCTGCCACGCGTTCTCAATCCATTTACACGCCGCGCCATTACACAGGCCGACCATGTCGTATGCGTCACCGAATACAGTATGGCAGGGCTTCGGGAGTCACTGCGCTATCTCGAATATTTCCGCAATGTTCTAAAAATCAAACCGCCGGTATTCGTTGCCAACAAAATCGGTCTTGCAGGCAAGCACCAGATGCCGCAAAGCGAGTTTGAAAAAGGTCTCGGCGCCAAGGTAGCTTTCAATATTCCTTTCGTACTGGATGCACATGCCGCCGCGACCGCAGGCGAAGTGCTGGCGGAAACCGCGCAGAATCTTCCCGCTACGAAAATACTGCATTCACTGGCAATGCATTTCTCCCATGCGGAACCGGGAGAAAAATTGCCGGGCAAGCAAAGCGGCTTGTTCACATTATTCAAGAAGGATAAGTAA
- a CDS encoding CpaD family pilus assembly lipoprotein has protein sequence MQRISSVLVLAAWTILATGCDSAPEQKMSNACPNWSSNASHDYQNTEFSGFGCAYYNNLSVQVANPDDLHMGHGDMTGSGDRESAVLDRYMKATQEALPVMDVTSSMSGR, from the coding sequence ATGCAACGCATATCATCTGTACTGGTCCTTGCGGCATGGACGATCCTGGCAACCGGATGCGACTCTGCGCCGGAACAGAAAATGTCTAACGCCTGCCCCAACTGGAGCAGCAATGCGAGCCATGATTACCAGAATACGGAGTTCAGCGGATTCGGCTGCGCCTATTACAATAATCTGAGCGTGCAGGTGGCCAATCCGGACGATCTGCATATGGGCCATGGCGATATGACGGGCTCGGGCGACCGCGAAAGCGCCGTGCTGGACAGGTATATGAAAGCAACGCAGGAAGCGCTGCCGGTGATGGACGTGACTTCTTCCATGTCGGGCCGGTAA
- a CDS encoding type II and III secretion system protein family protein: MSNAIRKLLLVMCITCLPFYAAQSYASGKDETLPEQDYSIEVSKGKLIRLSSPASSVIAADPTIADVQVISPSLIYVNGKGVGETTVFAVDSKDAEVLHAVINVTNNLSRLSKEIREMLPDSQVSVQSVGGALVVKGDVDSPLQAEDVRKIATPFVKQGQTLVNMLRPLGSNQVMLKVKVAEVSRTVLKQFGISLQNLSLAGNFSFGVFNNRNFIDNSTTPATFVRDGTVGSLFGGFSDSHNSINGVIDALENNGLVTTLAEPTLTTQSGQKASFLAGGEIPIPIVTGTGSSAQVSINYQPYGVSLSFVPSVLSKSRINLTVSPEVSSLTQTGAVSTAGFNIPALQTRKASTTVELGSGQSFAIAGLIENDRNNDITKFPFLGDMPILGTLFRSSEFHNNQTELVIIVTPYIVDAVNNPKALHDPTEGLVLSSDFERILLGKLYKEMPPGYSHDADAPHLHGAAGYQLK; the protein is encoded by the coding sequence ATGAGCAACGCCATCCGCAAGCTGCTGCTGGTCATGTGCATAACCTGCCTGCCGTTTTACGCAGCGCAGTCCTATGCCTCCGGCAAGGATGAAACCCTCCCTGAGCAGGATTATTCGATTGAGGTCAGCAAGGGCAAGCTTATCCGCCTGTCCTCACCGGCTTCTTCCGTCATCGCGGCCGATCCGACGATTGCCGACGTACAGGTAATTTCTCCGAGCCTTATTTATGTCAACGGTAAAGGAGTCGGTGAAACGACTGTATTCGCCGTGGACTCCAAGGACGCGGAAGTTCTGCATGCCGTGATCAACGTCACGAATAATCTCAGCAGGCTGAGCAAGGAAATCCGTGAAATGCTGCCCGATTCGCAGGTCAGCGTTCAGTCTGTCGGTGGCGCGCTTGTCGTCAAAGGCGATGTCGATTCTCCCCTGCAGGCTGAAGATGTGCGCAAGATTGCGACTCCCTTTGTCAAACAGGGTCAGACACTTGTCAACATGCTGCGACCGCTCGGTTCCAACCAGGTCATGCTGAAAGTGAAAGTGGCCGAAGTAAGCCGTACCGTGCTGAAACAGTTCGGTATCAGCCTTCAGAATCTTTCTCTCGCCGGTAATTTCTCCTTCGGTGTATTTAATAACCGTAACTTTATCGACAACTCTACGACGCCCGCTACGTTCGTACGTGACGGTACGGTCGGATCCTTATTTGGTGGATTCAGCGACTCGCATAACAGCATCAACGGCGTGATTGACGCACTGGAAAATAACGGCCTCGTCACGACACTGGCTGAACCGACGCTGACCACCCAGTCGGGCCAGAAGGCAAGCTTCCTCGCAGGCGGTGAGATTCCGATTCCCATCGTTACCGGCACGGGTTCCTCTGCGCAGGTTTCCATCAATTACCAGCCTTACGGCGTGAGCCTGAGTTTCGTTCCGTCGGTGTTGTCCAAAAGCCGGATCAACCTGACCGTTTCGCCGGAAGTCAGCTCGCTGACGCAGACCGGCGCCGTCAGCACGGCCGGATTCAATATCCCTGCCCTGCAGACACGTAAAGCCTCTACAACGGTGGAACTGGGCAGCGGCCAGAGCTTCGCTATCGCCGGGTTAATCGAGAATGACCGCAATAACGATATTACGAAGTTCCCGTTCCTGGGCGACATGCCGATTCTCGGCACGTTGTTCCGCTCCAGTGAGTTCCATAACAACCAGACCGAACTGGTTATTATTGTAACACCTTATATCGTCGATGCGGTGAATAATCCCAAGGCATTGCACGACCCGACGGAAGGGCTTGTGCTCTCCAGCGACTTCGAACGCATATTACTGGGCAAGCTCTATAAGGAAATGCCGCCGGGATACTCGCACGACGCAGACGCTCCGCACCTGCATGGCGCGGCTGGCTATCAATTGAAGTAA
- the cpaB gene encoding Flp pilus assembly protein CpaB, with product MNGRTLLLLVMAVAIAAVMVIMVNNRNAPTQTVSGPKILVAAQTIAAGSFIRADKDLQWAEWPQASVSPSYLTPQANRIEDFNGAVARHDIAAGEPITATAVVRVNEGGFMSAVLTPGMRAVSIAVNSISANAGFVFPGDHVDLILTHKIPDGVLASETFLKDLRVLAVDQMLNNPDNKAVIPKTLTLEVTPKQAEMINVAISIGTISVSLRSLATQKAPTAAGAPDAPHDAPGNYSTNLDVSRLLDEKGSITTKVNVYHGSTNEQMNFQENSK from the coding sequence ATGAACGGGCGCACACTTTTACTGCTGGTTATGGCGGTTGCCATCGCGGCGGTCATGGTCATTATGGTCAATAACCGTAATGCCCCCACTCAAACTGTTTCCGGACCGAAGATACTTGTGGCGGCACAGACGATCGCCGCGGGCAGCTTCATCCGCGCCGATAAAGATCTGCAATGGGCAGAATGGCCACAAGCCAGTGTTTCACCCTCCTATCTCACGCCGCAGGCTAACCGCATTGAAGATTTCAACGGCGCCGTTGCGCGTCATGATATTGCAGCGGGCGAACCTATTACCGCCACTGCTGTAGTACGCGTCAATGAAGGCGGATTCATGTCTGCCGTGCTCACTCCCGGCATGCGCGCTGTTTCCATCGCAGTGAATTCCATCTCGGCTAATGCAGGGTTTGTATTCCCCGGCGACCATGTGGACCTGATCCTTACACATAAGATTCCTGACGGCGTACTGGCGAGCGAAACCTTCCTGAAGGATCTGCGCGTGCTGGCGGTTGACCAGATGCTGAATAACCCGGACAACAAAGCCGTTATTCCGAAAACCCTTACGCTGGAAGTCACACCGAAACAGGCAGAGATGATCAATGTCGCCATCAGCATCGGCACGATTTCCGTAAGCCTGCGCAGTCTTGCCACGCAGAAAGCTCCGACAGCTGCCGGTGCACCGGACGCGCCGCATGACGCTCCAGGTAATTATTCCACCAATCTGGATGTCAGCAGGCTTCTGGACGAGAAAGGCTCCATCACCACCAAGGTGAACGTCTATCACGGCAGTACTAACGAACAAATGAACTTTCAGGAGAACAGCAAATGA
- a CDS encoding EAL domain-containing protein has protein sequence MNADKIPFTFNLPYNQSSTYWLAVYPPENMPEFRQSLTDNGLAGLPGGDGACVMKISGTWADAWKNVKESILQHNVKDGVQVSLLTGENQPEPQEFSYTRKSFDILDKIASSLWLGEAMLEDRIVCYMQPVFDKRNKVFGHEAFARIETADKPVGGGQIIEASKYLNAEYMLDRYLHLKAIRTFISSDLEGFLFINLIPGFIHRPEKYLEGLSESAKFNGMPSKQIVLDFTQSETPRDMSHLKSIFDYCRSHGYLLSMDDIASVAMAKKILETVRPDFIKLDVHLVRSALEAQSQRTIAELVSMAHSSGATIIAEGVETEETHAELLKAGVDLFQGYLFSPPVAVSRLKNIVG, from the coding sequence ATGAACGCTGATAAAATCCCGTTTACCTTCAACCTGCCATATAACCAGTCCTCCACCTATTGGCTTGCCGTTTATCCACCAGAGAATATGCCGGAATTCCGCCAATCTCTGACCGATAACGGACTAGCGGGCCTGCCGGGAGGAGACGGGGCATGTGTCATGAAGATCTCGGGAACATGGGCAGATGCATGGAAAAACGTCAAAGAATCCATCCTGCAGCATAATGTAAAAGACGGGGTGCAGGTATCATTGCTGACGGGCGAGAACCAACCCGAGCCGCAGGAATTCAGTTACACTCGCAAGTCATTTGATATACTGGATAAAATCGCTTCCAGCCTTTGGCTTGGCGAAGCGATGCTGGAAGACCGTATTGTATGCTATATGCAGCCGGTTTTCGACAAGCGTAATAAAGTGTTCGGGCATGAAGCGTTCGCCCGTATTGAAACCGCTGATAAACCCGTAGGCGGCGGACAGATTATCGAAGCGAGCAAATATCTCAATGCGGAGTATATGCTTGACCGTTACCTGCATTTAAAAGCCATACGCACCTTTATTTCCAGCGATCTTGAAGGCTTTCTCTTCATCAACCTGATTCCGGGCTTCATTCACCGACCGGAAAAATATCTTGAAGGGCTTTCCGAAAGCGCGAAATTCAATGGTATGCCGTCCAAGCAGATCGTACTGGACTTTACTCAGTCCGAAACGCCGCGCGACATGTCGCACCTGAAATCCATTTTCGATTATTGCCGCTCACATGGCTACCTGCTTTCCATGGACGATATTGCTTCCGTCGCCATGGCAAAGAAGATTCTGGAAACCGTCCGCCCCGATTTTATCAAGCTCGATGTCCATCTTGTGCGTTCGGCGCTTGAAGCGCAGTCCCAGCGCACGATTGCCGAGCTCGTATCGATGGCGCACAGCTCCGGCGCGACCATCATCGCCGAGGGGGTTGAAACGGAAGAAACGCATGCGGAACTGCTGAAAGCAGGTGTGGATCTTTTTCAAGGGTATCTCTTTTCTCCACCGGTGGCGGTTTCACGGCTTAAGAACATTGTCGGCTAA
- a CDS encoding N-succinylarginine dihydrolase produces MDTIEVNIDGLVGPTHNYAGLSFGNVASERHALSESHPMAAALQGLNKMKFLHDLGIPQLVMPPHPRPEMNILHQLGFTKIEDVPDDILYPIYSASAMWTANAATVSPAADTEDGKTHFTPANLSSKFHRSIEPAVTAQYLKKIFPEPHFVHHAPLPAHHVFSDEGAANHMRLCKGHGAKGLEIFVYGGESAKYPARQSLHASQAVARLHGLETASTLFLRQSARAIDAGVFHNDVIAMSNETLMVYHETAYDNLDTNALAGFTPVMIREQDLSLAETVSTYFFNSQLVSLPEGGMAVIAPSECGESPAARRCFDRLVEDGHIKTVHYLNLRESMQNGGGPACLRLRVPLTSAELKAVHPGAVFNDALYSTLCQWIKKHYRDRISFKDLRDPTLAEASRAAISELYTLMSLA; encoded by the coding sequence ATGGATACGATCGAAGTTAATATAGACGGCCTTGTCGGCCCCACTCATAACTATGCCGGGCTTTCTTTCGGCAATGTCGCTTCCGAAAGGCATGCGCTTTCCGAGTCCCACCCGATGGCGGCAGCGCTGCAGGGACTTAACAAGATGAAATTCCTGCATGATCTTGGTATTCCCCAGCTTGTCATGCCGCCCCATCCACGCCCTGAGATGAACATTCTGCACCAGCTCGGATTCACTAAAATTGAAGATGTGCCAGACGATATCCTCTATCCGATTTATTCCGCTTCCGCCATGTGGACGGCCAATGCCGCCACCGTTTCCCCCGCCGCGGATACCGAAGATGGAAAGACACATTTTACTCCGGCCAATCTCTCGAGTAAGTTTCACCGCTCCATTGAACCGGCTGTAACCGCCCAATACTTAAAGAAAATATTTCCCGAGCCGCATTTCGTCCATCATGCTCCCCTGCCCGCGCATCATGTATTCTCCGACGAGGGCGCCGCCAATCATATGCGCCTTTGCAAGGGGCATGGTGCAAAGGGTTTGGAGATATTTGTCTATGGCGGCGAAAGCGCGAAATACCCGGCGCGCCAGTCTCTGCATGCCTCACAGGCCGTTGCGCGGCTGCACGGACTGGAAACGGCCAGCACCCTGTTTTTGCGTCAAAGCGCGCGCGCCATCGATGCCGGGGTTTTCCATAATGATGTGATCGCAATGAGCAATGAAACCCTGATGGTCTATCATGAAACCGCTTATGACAACCTAGATACCAATGCACTAGCCGGTTTCACTCCTGTCATGATCCGCGAACAGGATCTGAGCCTGGCGGAGACTGTTTCCACTTATTTCTTTAATTCCCAGCTTGTTAGCCTTCCAGAAGGCGGAATGGCCGTTATCGCCCCGAGCGAATGCGGAGAAAGCCCTGCGGCGCGGCGGTGTTTCGATCGGCTTGTGGAAGATGGACATATTAAAACCGTCCATTATCTTAATTTACGTGAAAGCATGCAAAACGGTGGTGGCCCCGCCTGCCTGAGGCTGCGCGTACCTCTGACATCCGCTGAGCTGAAAGCGGTTCATCCCGGGGCCGTTTTCAACGATGCGCTATATAGTACGCTTTGTCAGTGGATTAAAAAACACTATCGTGATAGAATCAGTTTCAAGGACCTGCGCGATCCCACTCTGGCAGAAGCATCCCGGGCGGCGATATCGGAACTGTACACACTCATGAGCCTCGCATGA
- the rpsB gene encoding 30S ribosomal protein S2, translating to MALPKFTMSELIEAGAHFGHKTKRWNPKMAPYLFGVRNGLHIIDLQQTVPMLHRALVAVREVVAKNGRVLFVGTKRQAADVVAETAKSCGQYYINQRWLGGMLTNWGTIQASIKRLRKLEELLSQEETGLTKKELLTLTRDHEKLEKSLGGIKDMGGLPDLIFIIDTNKEDLAVKEAARLNIPVIGILDSNSSPDFITYPVPANDDATRAIKLYCQLIAEAAIDGLKESVVKSGRDIGASAEVPFAKPVNDSGKKEDKAEAKDAEDKKGKKAEKAAPVVVKKQAKLVEAEEAEAEEGEEKAPAKAKAAKPAKAAPKAKKA from the coding sequence ATGGCATTGCCAAAATTTACCATGAGCGAGCTGATTGAAGCTGGCGCGCACTTCGGACATAAAACCAAGCGTTGGAACCCCAAGATGGCTCCGTACCTCTTCGGCGTTCGCAACGGCCTGCATATCATCGACCTTCAGCAGACCGTTCCCATGCTGCACCGTGCACTCGTTGCCGTGCGTGAAGTGGTGGCTAAAAACGGCCGCGTACTGTTCGTAGGCACGAAGCGCCAGGCAGCTGACGTTGTCGCTGAAACCGCTAAGAGCTGCGGCCAGTATTACATCAACCAGCGTTGGCTGGGTGGCATGCTCACCAACTGGGGAACCATCCAGGCTTCGATCAAGCGCCTGCGCAAACTGGAAGAACTGCTCTCCCAGGAAGAAACCGGCCTGACCAAGAAAGAACTTTTGACGCTGACCCGCGATCATGAAAAGCTGGAAAAATCGCTCGGTGGTATCAAGGATATGGGTGGCCTGCCGGACCTCATCTTCATCATCGACACCAATAAAGAAGATCTGGCTGTTAAAGAAGCTGCTCGCCTGAACATCCCGGTGATCGGCATTCTCGACAGCAACTCCTCCCCGGACTTCATCACCTATCCTGTTCCGGCGAATGACGACGCAACCCGCGCTATCAAGCTGTACTGCCAGCTGATCGCAGAAGCGGCGATCGACGGCCTGAAAGAAAGCGTTGTTAAATCCGGCCGCGATATCGGCGCATCCGCTGAAGTGCCGTTTGCGAAGCCCGTAAACGATTCCGGCAAGAAGGAAGACAAAGCAGAAGCCAAGGACGCTGAAGACAAAAAGGGTAAGAAAGCTGAAAAAGCTGCTCCTGTTGTCGTAAAGAAGCAGGCGAAGCTCGTAGAAGCGGAAGAAGCTGAAGCGGAAGAAGGGGAAGAAAAAGCCCCGGCTAAAGCAAAAGCGGCAAAACCCGCTAAAGCTGCTCCCAAGGCGAAGAAGGCTTAA